A DNA window from Paenibacillus sp. HWE-109 contains the following coding sequences:
- a CDS encoding aldo/keto reductase — MNYQPSSTRYDGMKYNRVGKSGLKLPAISLGMWHNFGDGFVFNNSREMVRCAFDLGITHFDLANNYGWPGGSSEENLGRIIKLDLASHRDELVISTKAGWDMWPGPYGDEGSKKYLVASLDQSLKRLGLDYVDIYYHHRPDPNTPIEETMGALDLLVRQGKALYVGISSYDARESKAAIDALNKLGTPCLIHQPAYSMLDRTPEEDGLLDLLVDEGVGSIAFFPLAQGLLTNKYLKEIPADSRAGSGNRFLRPEQITDEIINKTRQLSELAASREQSLAQMALAWVLRGNRVTSALVGASRVSQIEENVAALNRLEFTANELKLIDEILQPI, encoded by the coding sequence ATGAATTATCAACCTAGCAGCACTAGATACGACGGCATGAAATACAATCGAGTGGGTAAAAGCGGCTTGAAGCTCCCAGCAATTTCGCTCGGGATGTGGCATAATTTCGGAGACGGCTTTGTCTTCAATAACTCTCGCGAGATGGTTCGCTGCGCTTTTGACCTTGGCATCACCCACTTTGACCTGGCGAATAACTATGGCTGGCCTGGAGGTTCATCCGAAGAAAATCTCGGCAGAATCATTAAGCTGGATCTTGCCTCTCACCGTGATGAATTGGTCATTTCAACGAAAGCCGGTTGGGATATGTGGCCTGGCCCTTATGGGGATGAGGGATCCAAAAAGTACTTGGTAGCGAGCCTGGATCAAAGCTTGAAACGTCTTGGACTCGATTATGTGGATATTTACTATCACCACAGACCTGATCCCAATACTCCTATTGAAGAAACGATGGGCGCACTCGATCTGCTTGTGCGTCAAGGGAAAGCTCTCTATGTCGGCATTTCCTCCTACGATGCCCGAGAGTCCAAGGCTGCAATCGATGCATTGAATAAGCTAGGCACTCCTTGTTTAATTCATCAACCCGCTTATTCCATGCTGGATCGTACTCCTGAAGAAGACGGATTGCTTGATTTGCTTGTGGATGAAGGTGTAGGCAGCATTGCCTTCTTCCCTTTGGCGCAAGGACTTTTGACCAATAAGTATTTGAAGGAAATACCTGCTGATTCAAGAGCTGGCAGTGGCAACAGATTTCTAAGACCTGAACAAATCACCGATGAGATTATAAACAAGACCCGCCAGTTAAGCGAATTAGCGGCTTCTAGAGAGCAATCACTGGCTCAAATGGCTCTCGCATGGGTTTTGCGTGGGAATCGTGTTACTTCAGCTCTAGTTGGTGCCAGCAGAGTAAGCCAGATTGAAGAAAATGTGGCAGCGCTCAATCGCTTGGAGTTTACTGCAAACGAATTGAAACTTATTGATGAAATCTTGCAACCAATTTGA
- a CDS encoding galactose-binding domain-containing protein translates to MQKLISLSISTLMVFTLAFTFSFNLFPPDASAASQNVAAGKTLTSNATVTNKPLATDGITTNSNSFAEAATGLKYIQIDFGASYNINKVNLWHYYADGRSYKDVIVRLSNSSTFGTGTTTVFNNDTNNSAALGTGTDAEYAETSAGKAITFAPVNARYLRIYSNGSSANAYNHYVEVQAWTVDSAYRQNNITYTNPEWVMTPQTNTFIQNVLTNMQTYKIKYQMIDVGFFDRVAGTATYEDTVGGAVDGTFDSAAYSQLANWVTKSRAYDPTMKLIGSINGNSFLHVQTVPYTDNNGVLHTPTISKATMHDRIAAKAAELVNTYGLDGINLDFEPLGPGARSSDYRLLIQKVRNAIGPTKHLSICGNPFSLYMPDSELTQFGALLNMIVFMDYDTGDTSGTNPYPANPYTTDAASYQLAIKDNVKRISNALSTTNCELLPLGQGVSRLTQWHQPYENALNHSIAVNNAISEGAKVAGSGVWWFEGAMNDATETQNFITYWINGTP, encoded by the coding sequence ATGCAGAAACTCATATCTTTATCGATTTCCACACTTATGGTATTTACTCTAGCTTTCACTTTTAGTTTCAATCTCTTTCCGCCGGACGCTTCGGCCGCCAGCCAAAATGTAGCCGCAGGGAAAACATTGACTTCCAATGCAACAGTAACTAATAAACCATTGGCTACTGACGGGATCACGACCAATTCCAATTCATTCGCTGAGGCCGCAACCGGTTTGAAGTATATTCAAATTGATTTCGGTGCCAGCTATAACATCAACAAAGTAAACCTATGGCATTATTATGCCGATGGCCGAAGCTATAAAGATGTCATCGTTCGATTATCGAACTCCTCCACTTTCGGTACTGGAACAACAACCGTTTTCAACAATGATACCAATAATTCTGCTGCATTAGGCACTGGAACAGATGCAGAATATGCCGAGACAAGTGCAGGTAAAGCCATTACCTTCGCTCCGGTAAACGCAAGATATCTAAGGATTTATTCGAATGGAAGCAGCGCTAACGCCTATAACCATTATGTTGAGGTTCAAGCTTGGACCGTTGATTCTGCTTACAGGCAAAATAATATTACCTATACGAACCCTGAGTGGGTCATGACACCCCAAACGAATACATTTATCCAAAATGTACTTACTAACATGCAGACCTATAAAATCAAGTACCAAATGATCGATGTCGGTTTCTTTGACAGAGTTGCAGGGACAGCTACCTATGAGGATACAGTCGGGGGAGCTGTAGACGGAACCTTTGATTCAGCCGCCTACTCTCAGCTTGCCAATTGGGTAACGAAATCCAGAGCCTATGATCCCACTATGAAATTAATCGGTTCTATTAATGGAAACAGCTTCCTTCATGTGCAAACCGTACCTTACACCGATAATAATGGTGTTCTACATACACCAACGATCAGTAAAGCAACGATGCATGACCGAATTGCCGCCAAAGCTGCAGAGCTAGTCAATACCTACGGTTTAGACGGCATTAATCTTGATTTCGAGCCGCTTGGACCTGGCGCCAGAAGCAGCGACTATCGTCTTTTGATCCAGAAGGTCCGAAATGCTATTGGTCCAACGAAACATCTATCCATTTGTGGCAACCCTTTCTCCTTATACATGCCGGACAGTGAATTAACGCAATTTGGCGCTTTGCTGAATATGATCGTATTTATGGATTATGATACGGGCGATACAAGCGGAACGAACCCGTATCCTGCAAATCCGTATACAACCGATGCGGCATCTTACCAGTTAGCGATCAAGGATAATGTGAAAAGAATCAGCAACGCGTTAAGCACGACGAATTGCGAACTGCTTCCGCTCGGGCAAGGCGTCTCTCGACTTACACAATGGCATCAGCCTTACGAGAATGCCTTGAATCATTCTATCGCAGTTAATAACGCTATCTCCGAGGGGGCCAAGGTTGCGGGCTCTGGTGTTTGGTGGTTTGAAGGCGCAATGAATGATGCCACTGAAACTCAGAATTTCATTACTTATTGGATTAACGGAACTCCTTAA
- a CDS encoding carbohydrate ABC transporter permease: protein MMEKRKLDSGDLLFSTIIYVLIILICVVTVYPFIYVISLSISNTSNVMHNDVLLLPKGFNLAAYKAVLSYNGIFVAYANTLFYTIFGTLLSLLLTAFAAYPLSRKEWKFRNVATIFLAITLWFGGGMIPFYLMMKDMHLLNSRLGVLLYAAISTFYIIVMRTYFSSLPKELDESAKIDGASDIRIFFQIVIPLSKPVLAAIGLYYAIDKWNSFFWEMILLNKDSMLPVQALLVRIIRDSSFDKEMQTALTHNVEVLPITIQYAAIIVTSLPIILAYPFLQKYFVKGVMIGAIKS, encoded by the coding sequence ATGATGGAGAAACGAAAATTAGATTCGGGAGATTTGCTATTCAGTACCATCATTTATGTGTTAATTATCTTGATTTGTGTCGTTACGGTATATCCGTTCATTTACGTGATTAGCCTTTCGATCAGCAATACAAGCAATGTGATGCACAATGATGTATTGCTTTTGCCCAAAGGCTTCAATCTGGCGGCCTATAAAGCGGTGTTAAGCTACAATGGGATATTTGTTGCCTATGCCAACACACTGTTTTACACCATTTTCGGCACGCTGCTAAGCTTGCTGTTGACCGCATTCGCCGCTTATCCTCTATCACGGAAAGAATGGAAATTTCGCAACGTCGCCACGATATTCTTAGCTATTACGTTATGGTTTGGCGGCGGCATGATTCCTTTCTACCTGATGATGAAGGATATGCATTTGTTGAACTCCCGCTTGGGCGTGCTGTTGTATGCGGCTATCTCAACCTTCTATATCATCGTCATGCGGACGTATTTCTCCAGTCTTCCCAAAGAATTGGATGAATCAGCGAAAATAGATGGCGCCAGCGATATCCGAATTTTTTTCCAAATTGTGATCCCGTTATCCAAGCCGGTTCTAGCTGCAATTGGGCTCTACTATGCGATTGATAAGTGGAACTCCTTCTTCTGGGAAATGATTTTGCTTAATAAAGATTCCATGCTGCCTGTTCAGGCGCTGTTGGTTCGCATTATTCGCGACAGCTCATTTGACAAAGAAATGCAAACAGCTTTAACCCACAATGTTGAAGTACTGCCCATCACGATACAGTATGCCGCTATTATTGTTACATCGCTTCCGATTATTCTAGCTTATCCTTTCCTACAAAAATATTTTGTGAAAGGGGTGATGATTGGGGCAATCAAAAGCTGA
- the nagZ gene encoding beta-N-acetylhexosaminidase, with translation MTIQVGMMDENPQINAESMTLEQKIGLMCVVGIPSYQVEKSFYEAIEQRHYGGIGLFPHNITNKEQVAQINRDLQVYISQFEKAVPYLISIDEEGGTLSNFIDFFPTVPGNRAIGLANDPQLAYLSGRLIGSQLHSLGVMIDWAPVLDVNTNPLNPVIGVRSYGEDPAIVAEYGTAFMKGMRESGVLTTAKHFPGHGDVHADSHVELPSCELTLEQLYQEALIPFQHAIASGIDAIMTAHLVFPNIPASNQLPASLSPYFINQLLRQDLGYDGVICTDDIEMHAIKNNYIPEEIGVMAVQAGNDQILMCHTPEFQNKVYDGILQAVQTGVISEDRINQSIRRILKLQQSMKRCRAEASPIPSSEWEELALRIAESSIVIDRDPAQLLPLKEQKYLLILPESQKLTQADTTYTKELSLAKWLSESQVRYDIVYTSMEPSPEERLEIERQLAEVDAVIQVTRNAHMFRNQVAVAEMCAQRKPHICLIIRNPYDAEYLPKESTVVQICSATDESMKVLCKRFLRGGC, from the coding sequence ATGACAATTCAAGTTGGGATGATGGATGAAAATCCGCAAATAAATGCTGAGTCTATGACGCTCGAACAGAAGATTGGGCTGATGTGTGTTGTCGGAATTCCTTCTTATCAAGTAGAGAAGTCTTTCTATGAAGCCATAGAGCAGCGTCATTACGGCGGGATCGGACTTTTCCCTCACAATATTACCAATAAAGAGCAGGTCGCTCAAATAAATAGGGATTTACAAGTATACATATCACAATTTGAAAAGGCAGTTCCTTATTTGATCTCCATCGATGAAGAAGGAGGCACACTCTCCAATTTTATTGATTTCTTCCCTACAGTGCCTGGCAATCGTGCGATTGGACTAGCTAATGATCCTCAACTGGCGTATTTGTCTGGCCGATTAATTGGAAGTCAGCTGCATTCGTTGGGGGTGATGATCGATTGGGCGCCTGTGCTTGATGTGAATACGAATCCGCTCAATCCCGTGATTGGCGTACGCTCATACGGAGAGGACCCTGCTATAGTCGCTGAGTACGGCACAGCTTTCATGAAAGGAATGAGAGAATCCGGTGTATTAACGACGGCAAAGCATTTTCCTGGTCATGGAGATGTGCACGCAGACTCCCATGTTGAGCTTCCTTCTTGTGAATTGACGCTGGAGCAATTATACCAAGAGGCTCTAATTCCTTTTCAACATGCTATCGCTAGCGGCATTGATGCCATCATGACGGCTCACTTGGTCTTTCCCAACATTCCGGCATCCAACCAACTGCCAGCCTCCCTCTCACCCTACTTTATTAATCAACTGTTAAGACAGGATTTGGGTTATGACGGCGTCATTTGCACAGATGATATCGAAATGCACGCGATTAAAAATAATTATATTCCCGAAGAAATCGGGGTTATGGCTGTTCAGGCTGGCAATGATCAAATTCTTATGTGTCATACCCCTGAATTTCAAAACAAAGTGTATGACGGGATTCTCCAAGCGGTGCAGACCGGAGTTATTAGCGAAGATCGCATTAATCAATCGATCCGCCGAATCCTGAAGTTGCAACAATCGATGAAGCGATGCCGAGCAGAAGCTAGTCCCATTCCAAGTTCAGAGTGGGAGGAGCTTGCCTTGCGAATTGCGGAATCCTCCATCGTGATTGATCGTGATCCTGCGCAGTTACTTCCGCTGAAAGAACAGAAATATCTACTCATTCTGCCTGAATCGCAGAAGTTAACGCAAGCTGACACCACCTACACGAAGGAACTATCTCTAGCCAAATGGTTAAGTGAAAGCCAAGTGCGCTATGACATTGTATATACATCTATGGAACCTAGCCCAGAAGAGAGACTTGAAATTGAACGACAGCTTGCAGAAGTAGATGCCGTTATTCAGGTAACCAGAAATGCTCACATGTTTCGCAATCAAGTCGCTGTCGCAGAAATGTGTGCACAGAGGAAGCCGCATATTTGTTTGATTATTCGCAATCCGTATGACGCTGAGTATCTGCCAAAGGAAAGTACGGTAGTCCAAATATGTTCGGCAACGGATGAAAGTATGAAAGTTTTGTGTAAGCGTTTTCTAAGAGGGGGATGCTAA
- a CDS encoding chitosanase, whose product MSNLKSAKGKMKSLFSILVGTSVIATLLTAAVPLQPQAFAEGNPASETVAAKANPHDANFSPATLQFLMANTGLDGEQWDNIMKLVNKPEQDSLDWTKFYGYCEKLTDKRGYTIGIFGATTGGANDPNPDGPALFKKYDEVSGASNPSIQGGLARAGVHGTMKGAILEITDNEKTFVSKINALQNNSKWRDAIWSTFYDVYIKYSVQQARQRGFNSALTIGSFVDTALNQGSTGDSGSLEGVLSRSGTSKDEKTFMTNFYAKRTLIVDTNDYNQPPNGKNRVKQWSTLLKNGETDLKNADAAVVQVTNWEMK is encoded by the coding sequence ATGTCCAATTTAAAATCAGCTAAAGGTAAGATGAAATCACTCTTTTCGATTCTGGTAGGCACTTCCGTTATTGCAACTTTGCTCACTGCCGCAGTCCCGCTTCAACCGCAAGCCTTTGCCGAAGGGAATCCTGCTTCGGAGACAGTGGCAGCTAAAGCAAACCCGCACGATGCTAATTTCTCGCCGGCAACGCTGCAATTTCTGATGGCCAATACAGGCCTTGACGGTGAACAATGGGACAATATCATGAAGCTTGTCAACAAACCTGAGCAAGATTCACTGGATTGGACCAAGTTTTATGGTTATTGCGAGAAGCTGACGGATAAACGCGGTTACACCATCGGTATTTTCGGCGCTACTACAGGCGGAGCCAACGATCCGAATCCGGATGGTCCTGCCTTGTTCAAGAAATATGACGAAGTCAGCGGAGCAAGCAACCCTTCTATTCAGGGCGGACTGGCGAGAGCGGGCGTCCATGGAACTATGAAAGGTGCCATTCTGGAAATTACCGATAATGAGAAAACCTTCGTTAGTAAGATAAATGCGTTGCAGAACAATAGCAAATGGCGTGATGCTATCTGGAGCACCTTCTATGACGTGTATATTAAATATAGCGTACAGCAGGCACGTCAGCGCGGTTTCAATTCCGCTTTAACGATCGGCTCCTTTGTCGATACAGCGCTAAATCAAGGCTCCACTGGGGATTCAGGCAGTCTCGAGGGTGTTCTTTCACGCTCTGGCACCAGTAAAGACGAGAAGACTTTCATGACGAATTTCTACGCCAAACGCACCTTAATTGTAGATACCAACGACTATAACCAGCCTCCTAATGGCAAGAACCGCGTCAAGCAGTGGAGCACGCTTCTGAAAAACGGAGAAACCGATTTGAAAAATGCCGATGCAGCGGTTGTTCAAGTGACCAATTGGGAAATGAAGTAA
- a CDS encoding heme-binding protein, with the protein MEYAANGSAFPIVIANMGFIGTITVAGLSQEEDHAFEITVLKGFLNKEV; encoded by the coding sequence TTGGAGTATGCCGCTAATGGGAGCGCATTCCCGATTGTTATTGCAAATATGGGCTTTATTGGGACAATAACCGTGGCTGGGCTTTCACAGGAAGAGGATCACGCATTCGAGATCACGGTATTAAAGGGGTTTTTAAACAAGGAAGTGTAA
- a CDS encoding ABC transporter permease yields the protein MAFVQATKKSKIKASVDDLVKNKWLYIMFLPVMVWYIIFTYWPMFGVVIAFEKYNAVKGIWGSDWVGLRNFRQIFTDPYFSRILKNTFLLNIYGLLFGFPMPIILALCFNEVRNMVFKKITQTLSYLPYFISTVIVCGFALTFLSPSTGVVNLMLNKFGIESIYFLQEPGYFRSIYVFLGIWQGMGFSAIIYIATLSGISPELYEAAKIDGANRWKQLCYITFPSLIPTITIMLILNMGSMLSADVSKIILLYNPTTYETADVLNTYVYRQGLLGSNYSYATAIGLFQGLVAFILVFGANLFSKKVSETSLW from the coding sequence ATGGCTTTCGTGCAAGCTACGAAGAAATCCAAAATAAAGGCAAGCGTTGACGATCTAGTAAAGAACAAATGGCTTTACATCATGTTTTTACCGGTCATGGTCTGGTACATCATTTTTACGTATTGGCCTATGTTTGGCGTTGTGATTGCCTTTGAGAAATATAATGCAGTCAAGGGCATATGGGGGAGCGACTGGGTTGGACTTAGGAACTTTCGACAAATTTTTACGGATCCCTATTTTTCGAGAATACTGAAGAACACATTCCTCCTCAACATTTATGGTCTCCTGTTCGGTTTTCCTATGCCAATCATTTTGGCGCTATGCTTTAACGAAGTCAGAAATATGGTTTTTAAGAAAATTACGCAAACCCTTAGTTATTTGCCTTATTTCATTTCCACCGTCATCGTATGCGGGTTCGCACTGACCTTTCTTTCACCAAGCACAGGCGTAGTTAATCTTATGCTCAATAAATTTGGCATTGAAAGCATTTATTTCTTGCAGGAGCCGGGCTATTTCCGAAGTATTTATGTATTTCTTGGCATTTGGCAAGGGATGGGTTTTTCCGCCATTATCTATATCGCCACTCTTTCCGGGATTAGTCCTGAGCTGTATGAAGCTGCGAAAATAGATGGCGCTAACCGTTGGAAGCAGCTTTGTTATATTACATTTCCCAGCTTAATCCCCACGATTACGATCATGCTCATCCTAAATATGGGCAGCATGTTGAGTGCGGATGTTTCCAAAATCATTCTTCTATATAACCCAACTACGTATGAAACAGCGGATGTATTAAATACATACGTTTATAGACAAGGCTTGCTGGGCAGCAATTACAGCTATGCTACGGCTATTGGTTTGTTCCAAGGTCTCGTCGCTTTCATCCTCGTATTTGGCGCCAACTTATTCAGCAAAAAAGTCAGCGAAACATCGCTTTGGTAG
- a CDS encoding extracellular solute-binding protein — MFQTTKKWLSTALVLSTVTLIAAACGSSTDSQADVTNSPSGSASAAATAGQKPTKLTVFIASRTTDALYTNETLIWKELGKRLNIDFEFITGDKKTMAAKLPLMVASGDYPDIVSGSIADFNKFGPQGAFIPLNDLIAKKAPTITKYLVNDKDAKSQTIAFDGNLYSVPMLSAVRSSEGPLIRQDWLDKLGLPLPETIDDWHTVLKAFKEKDPNGDGKNDEIPFSSVETFYLNFADAWGIDLNADSRWMQENGKMIYTPIDPRTKEYLTTMNQWYSEGLFEKELLSRQEKDWQTLIFNNRVGATNHWIGFVAGFNDMPEVKKIPGFHFQVTKPPVLHKGDKALTDRQQQITVPWAWAISKNNKNVDVTMKLFEYAYSNEGQTLLNFGVEGDTYTKGSDGTLKYTDKIAKNVDGSAKALYRIGAQPLLGFRQDPQYEKASCVSVDSCKQLFNYVDNNYFRDAIPTLKYSDADMDDYNRITTQINTYVDEMLSKFVVGQEPLSKFDAFVTKVKSMNYDQLEKIQNKAYAKYKELAK; from the coding sequence ATGTTTCAAACGACAAAGAAATGGTTATCAACGGCACTAGTTTTATCGACAGTTACACTGATTGCGGCTGCATGCGGAAGTTCAACGGACTCCCAAGCGGATGTAACCAATTCTCCTTCAGGTTCTGCGTCAGCGGCTGCAACTGCCGGGCAAAAGCCTACTAAGCTTACCGTTTTCATCGCCAGCCGGACGACCGATGCCTTGTATACGAATGAAACATTGATTTGGAAGGAACTTGGTAAAAGGCTGAATATTGATTTTGAATTTATTACCGGAGATAAAAAAACGATGGCCGCCAAGCTTCCGCTTATGGTAGCCTCGGGGGACTATCCGGATATCGTGTCGGGTTCGATTGCTGATTTTAACAAATTTGGCCCACAAGGGGCATTCATTCCACTCAACGATTTGATCGCAAAAAAAGCTCCTACTATTACGAAGTACTTAGTGAATGACAAAGATGCCAAATCGCAGACGATTGCTTTCGATGGCAATTTATACTCCGTCCCTATGTTGTCGGCTGTTCGTTCATCGGAAGGCCCGCTCATTCGTCAAGACTGGCTGGACAAATTAGGGCTCCCACTTCCGGAAACGATAGACGATTGGCATACTGTGCTCAAGGCATTTAAAGAAAAGGATCCTAACGGCGACGGCAAAAATGATGAAATTCCGTTCTCATCCGTAGAAACCTTTTATTTGAATTTCGCTGACGCATGGGGCATTGATTTGAATGCGGACAGCCGGTGGATGCAGGAAAATGGGAAAATGATCTATACGCCGATTGATCCGCGCACCAAAGAGTATTTGACCACGATGAATCAATGGTATAGCGAAGGCTTATTCGAGAAAGAGCTGCTATCCAGGCAGGAAAAGGATTGGCAAACGTTGATTTTCAACAATAGAGTGGGGGCTACGAATCACTGGATTGGGTTTGTGGCTGGATTTAACGACATGCCAGAAGTGAAGAAAATTCCGGGCTTTCACTTTCAAGTTACGAAGCCGCCTGTGTTACATAAAGGAGATAAAGCTTTAACCGATCGTCAACAGCAGATTACGGTGCCTTGGGCATGGGCGATCAGTAAAAATAACAAAAACGTGGACGTAACCATGAAATTATTTGAATACGCCTATAGCAATGAAGGTCAAACGTTGTTGAACTTCGGCGTTGAAGGGGACACCTATACGAAGGGGAGCGATGGTACCCTCAAGTATACGGATAAAATCGCCAAAAATGTGGACGGATCTGCCAAGGCGCTTTATCGTATAGGCGCGCAACCTTTGCTCGGCTTCCGGCAAGATCCACAGTATGAGAAGGCTTCATGCGTAAGTGTGGATAGCTGCAAACAACTGTTTAACTATGTAGACAATAATTATTTTAGAGATGCGATCCCGACTTTGAAATATTCCGATGCGGATATGGATGATTATAATCGGATTACAACGCAAATTAATACGTATGTGGATGAAATGCTCAGCAAGTTCGTGGTTGGTCAAGAACCGCTTAGCAAATTTGATGCTTTCGTAACGAAGGTAAAATCAATGAATTATGATCAGTTGGAAAAGATTCAAAATAAAGCTTATGCGAAGTATAAAGAATTAGCTAAGTAA
- a CDS encoding ROK family transcriptional regulator — MREVTGNLQLMKKINSSLILNLIHREASVSRAEISQKLKLSPTTVSALVDELIKQDLIDEIGEKTSQGAGRKAIALEISRDKGYIISIGLGNNHFNAALINFHNEIVFEYQEPVLKGNERILQFIKKAIDKLLGLSMIKDPAHIRGIAISSPGIIDEPGETIITSALLQINNLEIKKILDLDYNYPVIVVNDVKAAAFSEYYSGARNTDNLFFLSIDYGIGTGLIIDGKIYKGYKGASGEIGHIQIDPNGLLCQCGRVGCIETALTEPYILLRAQNAARKGDLTRVPETFDEFLKMYEKGEDWAVETMRGTCFLIVQTLAAFINFISPEVLVLSGWVTRSEKVMQQLKLDLSQFPFPIPFDESRVVQASYGERNFLIGGATLMLHELFSTYL, encoded by the coding sequence ATGAGAGAAGTAACTGGTAACCTACAGTTAATGAAAAAAATTAATAGCTCTTTGATATTAAATTTAATTCACCGCGAAGCGAGTGTGTCGAGGGCGGAAATTTCTCAAAAGTTAAAACTGAGCCCGACGACCGTTTCAGCACTTGTTGACGAGCTCATCAAACAAGACTTAATTGACGAGATTGGAGAGAAGACTTCGCAAGGAGCAGGCAGAAAAGCGATTGCACTAGAGATCAGTCGAGATAAGGGCTATATTATTTCTATTGGTTTGGGGAACAACCACTTTAATGCCGCATTGATCAACTTTCATAATGAAATTGTATTTGAATATCAAGAGCCAGTTCTCAAAGGCAATGAACGCATCCTTCAATTTATTAAAAAAGCAATTGATAAATTATTAGGTTTAAGCATGATCAAAGACCCCGCGCATATTCGCGGGATCGCCATTTCTTCGCCTGGCATTATTGATGAGCCAGGGGAAACAATTATTACATCCGCACTGCTGCAGATCAATAACCTGGAAATCAAAAAAATACTTGATCTTGATTACAATTATCCGGTTATTGTCGTCAACGACGTTAAAGCGGCTGCCTTTTCCGAATATTACAGCGGTGCGAGAAACACGGACAATTTGTTTTTCTTATCCATCGATTATGGCATTGGGACGGGGCTCATCATTGACGGTAAAATCTATAAAGGATATAAGGGCGCTTCAGGGGAAATCGGCCATATCCAGATTGATCCGAATGGACTGCTTTGTCAGTGTGGGCGAGTAGGATGCATAGAGACGGCCTTAACTGAACCGTATATCTTGCTGAGGGCGCAAAATGCGGCGCGGAAAGGTGATTTGACGCGTGTTCCCGAAACCTTCGACGAGTTCTTGAAAATGTATGAAAAGGGCGAAGACTGGGCGGTAGAAACAATGAGAGGAACATGTTTTCTTATCGTCCAAACACTGGCGGCTTTCATTAATTTCATCAGCCCGGAAGTGCTTGTTTTATCCGGATGGGTCACCCGTTCCGAGAAAGTCATGCAGCAGTTGAAATTAGATTTATCCCAGTTTCCCTTCCCGATTCCTTTCGATGAGTCCAGGGTCGTACAAGCTTCATACGGCGAACGAAATTTCCTTATTGGCGGGGCTACGCTAATGCTTCATGAATTATTCAGCACGTACCTTTAA